In Enoplosus armatus isolate fEnoArm2 chromosome 2, fEnoArm2.hap1, whole genome shotgun sequence, one DNA window encodes the following:
- the card14 gene encoding caspase recruitment domain-containing protein 14 isoform X1 yields the protein MTGECVPEGPDLKEMGEEELWELINDNRHRISLGVRPYILIPYLRQARVLTEMDEDEILSCHNLTNRCMRTSYMLDLLRTQGRNGAVALLESLMIHYPTLYTQVTGRKPSTEPSRFSGLIKYSELTEYLVRAVTGMQKELQEARCEAGRMTARCASLELEIGQIVGQEEKSRCLQSENERIRRHLCSLQHEVTKLKDEKCDLYVRYTAAIEEKSAVNMRLHDLNLQVYQLQTELQKAQTENEFQKQRSLRCASSAEEIRRSQEEVRSLRCQLVKAEKLDPARQDILAQDLAEAIDSQVELAEQLRGYREENEKLLTEKQGLLDQNQGLSLQVQKLTLDCNMHQQKNAVIQDQMRELQAERDQAYLSRDEAQAMIARILAEKDTLRCQLVELQVRVFSLQAKRSAREQRQSCDERETDWESPGSSFEEIPTRRRLRRMDAVNPMSMSSCNSEYEDAVASSVRSRNAEPPSPESLRRRMEAQCEDTSLDTADSDYLLDDFVFLPCVGSEDQLTPGLSSSDGSSSDGLSRTSAPPFLMRSRPKAIRVNGRVLSISLQGEALLSQLAVVGGNKTGVFVHQVTEGSAAHTVGISPGAQIVEVKYEQNQKALRMVLEDSTLEEAMWALGQVTGLCHLSLRPRQDDYEALLQQLQSSETSSGDSFYVRVNMSLPAGPNGTLAVSCNDILHVTNTRPAGTDDSWHASQVHPCQLLDLQSGTLPNYYRAQRLLIRAIEDLSFQTKKSQKAWRVVTQNKEKAVRIVSTGRQGRNPLWVSVEDEKKSTDSGDTSAAKTCVSLMPYTLVTPHYPPICRPVLLLPTVLGRILDKKLAGWQGFQLCEPEVLSSSEHAAQLQRSEILEDCEQGRNCCYTLQSVEKVMKKGIHCVLPLGLDCVRRLHRAEIFPIIIFISQSARSARKVRSKLQRHGQSEERLLACSRREEPLLDKLPCLYHTVAPDSWCDQASLLTSLRTIIWAEQKKIVWVEPDLW from the exons ATGACGGGGGAGTGTGTTCCCGAGGGTCCAGACCTGAAAGAGATGGGCGAGGAGGAACTGTGGGAGCTGATTAATGACAACCGCCACCGGATCTCCTTGGGAGTGCGGCCATACATCTTGATCCCGTACCTGAGGCAGGCCAGGGTGCTCACGGAGATGGACGAGGATGAGATCCTCTCCTGTCACAACCTCACCAACCGCTGCATGAGAACCA GCTATATGCTGGATCTGCTGAGGACCCAGGGAAGGAATGGTGCTGTGGCCTTGCTGGAGAGCCTGATGATCCACTACCCGACTCTGTACACCCAAGTCACAGGACGCAAACCCAGCACTGAGCCTTCACGATTCAGCG GACTGATAAAATACTCAGAGCTGACAGAGTATCTGGTCAGAGCAGTAACGGGGATGCAGAAGGAGCTCCAGGAGGCGCGTTGCGAGGCTGGCAGGATGACTGCACGCTGTGCCTCCCTGGAGTTGGAGATTGGGCAGATAGTGGGGCAGGAGGAGAAGTCCAGATGCCTTCAGTCTGAAAATGAGCGCATACGGAGACACCTGTGTTCTTTGCAACACGAAGTCACCAAGCTGAAGGATGAGAAGTGTGACTTGTACGTGCGCTACACTGCAGCCATCGAGGAAAAATCGGCAGTGAACATGCGCCTCCATGATCTCAACCTGCAG GTGTATCAACTGCAGACTGAGCTGCAGAAGGCCCAAACGGAGAATGAGTTCCAGAAGCAGCGCTCGCTCAGGTGTGCTTCGTCTGCTGAGGAAATCAGGAGGAGTCAAGAGGAAGTCAGGAGCCTGCGCTGCCAGCTGGTGAAGGCAGAAAAGCTGGACCCA GCTCGTCAAGACATCCTGGCCCAGGATCTGGCTGAGGCCATAGACAGCCAGGTGGAGCTTGCAGAGCAGCTCAGGGGTTACAGAGAGGAGAATGAAAAGCTGCTCACGGAGAAacaaggg CTTTTGGATCAGAATCAGGGCCTGAGCCTCCAGGTGCAAAAGCTCACCCTGGACTGTAACATGCACCAGCAGAAGAACGCTGTGATCCAGGACCAGATGAGAgagctgcaggcagagagagaccaA GCGTACCTGTCCAGAGATGAGGCCCAGGCCATGATCGCCCGCATCCTGGCTGAGAAGGACACCCTGAGGTGTCAGCTGGTGGAGCTCCAAGTGCGAGTCTTCAGCCTGCAGGCCAAACGCAGCGCCAGAGAACAACGGCAGAGTTGTGAT gagagggagacggaCTGGGAGAGCCCCGGATCCAGCTTTGAAGAAATCCCGACTAGACGTAGACTTCGCCGCATGGATGCAGTCAATCCCATGTCAATGAGTTCCTGCAattcagag tatgaagATGCTGTGGCAAGTAGCGTCCGATCCCGGAACGCAGAGCCCCCCAGTCCAGAGTCTCTCCGCAGAAGGATGGAAGCTCAATGTGAAgacaccag CCTGGACACAGCGGACTCTGATTATCTATTGGACGACTTTGTGTTTCTCCCCTGTG TGGGGAGTGAAGACCAGCTGACACCCGGGCTTTCCTCTTCTGATGGCTCCAGCTCTGATGG CCTGTCAAGGACCTCAGCCCCTCCCTTCCTGATGCGTTCTCGTCCGAAAGCAATTCGCGTTAACGGCCGGGTTCTCAGCATCTCCCTCCAGGGGGAGGCGCTGCTCAGCCAGCTGGCAGTGGTAGGAGGCAATAAGACTGGAGTGTTTGTGCACCAGGTGACGGAAGGGAGCGCTGCCCATACTGTCGGCATCAGCCCTGGGGCACAGATAGTGGAG GTGAAGTACGAGCAGAACCAGAAGGCTCTGAGGATGGTGCTGGAGGATTCCACTTTAGAGGAAGCTATGTGGGCTCTTGGCCAGGTCACGGGCCTCTGTCATCTCTCCCTTCGGCCTAGGCAAGATG ACTATGAggcgctgctgcagcagctgcagagcagtgagacgTCATCTGGAGACTCCTTCTATGTACGTGTCAACATGTCCCTCCCTGCTGGCCCCAACGGAACCCTGGCCGTGTCCTGCAACGACATCCTTCATGTGACCAACACACGCCCCGCTGGCACTGACGACTCATGGCACGCCAGCCAAGTTCACCCCTGTCAGCTACTGGACCTCCAGAGCGGAACCCTACCCAACTATTACAG GGCACAGCGACTTCTGATTCGAGCAATTGAAGACCTGAGCTTTCAAACTAAGAAGTCGCAAAAG GCTTGGCGTGTGGTGACCCAGAATAAGGAGAAGGCAGTGAGGATTGTCAGCACAGGTCGCCAGGGCAGGAACCCACTGTGGGTCAGCGTGGAGGATGAAAAGAAGAGCACAGACTCAG GTGATACATCTGCAGCCAAAACTTGTGTATCCCTCATGCCTTACACCCTCGTCACCCCCCACTACCCACCAATCTGCAGgcctgtcctgctgctgcccaCCGTCCTGGGACGCATCCTGGACAAGAAGCTGGCAGGCTGGCAGGGCTTCCAGCTCTGTGAGCCTG AGGTGCTGAGCTCCAGCGAGCACGCAGCCCAGCTGCAGAGGTCCGAGATCTTGGAGGATTGTGAGCAGGGCAGAAACTGCTGCTACACCCTGCAGAGTGTCGAGAAAGTCATGAAGAAG GGGATCCACTGTGTGCTGCCGTTGGGGCTGGACTGTGTGCGACGGCTGCACCGGGCAGAGATCTTCCCtattatcatcttcatcagccAGTCTGCACGTAGTGCACGTAAAGTGAG GTCAAAGCTGCAGCGCCACGGCCAGTCGGAGGAGCGGCTGCTGGCGTGTTCGAGGCGCGAGGAGCCGCTGCTGGACAAGCTGCCGTGTCTGTATCACACCGTGGCTCCAGACtcctggtgtgaccaggcctcCCTGCTGACCAGCCTGCGCACCATCATCTGGGCGGAGCAGAAGAAGATCGTCTGGGTGGAGCCTGACCTGTGGTGA
- the card14 gene encoding caspase recruitment domain-containing protein 14 isoform X2 translates to MTGECVPEGPDLKEMGEEELWELINDNRHRISLGVRPYILIPYLRQARVLTEMDEDEILSCHNLTNRCMRTSYMLDLLRTQGRNGAVALLESLMIHYPTLYTQVTGRKPSTEPSRFSGLIKYSELTEYLVRAVTGMQKELQEARCEAGRMTARCASLELEIGQIVGQEEKSRCLQSENERIRRHLCSLQHEVTKLKDEKCDLYVRYTAAIEEKSAVNMRLHDLNLQVYQLQTELQKAQTENEFQKQRSLRCASSAEEIRRSQEEVRSLRCQLVKAEKLDPARQDILAQDLAEAIDSQVELAEQLRGYREENEKLLTEKQGLLDQNQGLSLQVQKLTLDCNMHQQKNAVIQDQMRELQAERDQERETDWESPGSSFEEIPTRRRLRRMDAVNPMSMSSCNSEYEDAVASSVRSRNAEPPSPESLRRRMEAQCEDTSLDTADSDYLLDDFVFLPCVGSEDQLTPGLSSSDGSSSDGLSRTSAPPFLMRSRPKAIRVNGRVLSISLQGEALLSQLAVVGGNKTGVFVHQVTEGSAAHTVGISPGAQIVEVKYEQNQKALRMVLEDSTLEEAMWALGQVTGLCHLSLRPRQDDYEALLQQLQSSETSSGDSFYVRVNMSLPAGPNGTLAVSCNDILHVTNTRPAGTDDSWHASQVHPCQLLDLQSGTLPNYYRAQRLLIRAIEDLSFQTKKSQKAWRVVTQNKEKAVRIVSTGRQGRNPLWVSVEDEKKSTDSGDTSAAKTCVSLMPYTLVTPHYPPICRPVLLLPTVLGRILDKKLAGWQGFQLCEPEVLSSSEHAAQLQRSEILEDCEQGRNCCYTLQSVEKVMKKGIHCVLPLGLDCVRRLHRAEIFPIIIFISQSARSARKVRSKLQRHGQSEERLLACSRREEPLLDKLPCLYHTVAPDSWCDQASLLTSLRTIIWAEQKKIVWVEPDLW, encoded by the exons ATGACGGGGGAGTGTGTTCCCGAGGGTCCAGACCTGAAAGAGATGGGCGAGGAGGAACTGTGGGAGCTGATTAATGACAACCGCCACCGGATCTCCTTGGGAGTGCGGCCATACATCTTGATCCCGTACCTGAGGCAGGCCAGGGTGCTCACGGAGATGGACGAGGATGAGATCCTCTCCTGTCACAACCTCACCAACCGCTGCATGAGAACCA GCTATATGCTGGATCTGCTGAGGACCCAGGGAAGGAATGGTGCTGTGGCCTTGCTGGAGAGCCTGATGATCCACTACCCGACTCTGTACACCCAAGTCACAGGACGCAAACCCAGCACTGAGCCTTCACGATTCAGCG GACTGATAAAATACTCAGAGCTGACAGAGTATCTGGTCAGAGCAGTAACGGGGATGCAGAAGGAGCTCCAGGAGGCGCGTTGCGAGGCTGGCAGGATGACTGCACGCTGTGCCTCCCTGGAGTTGGAGATTGGGCAGATAGTGGGGCAGGAGGAGAAGTCCAGATGCCTTCAGTCTGAAAATGAGCGCATACGGAGACACCTGTGTTCTTTGCAACACGAAGTCACCAAGCTGAAGGATGAGAAGTGTGACTTGTACGTGCGCTACACTGCAGCCATCGAGGAAAAATCGGCAGTGAACATGCGCCTCCATGATCTCAACCTGCAG GTGTATCAACTGCAGACTGAGCTGCAGAAGGCCCAAACGGAGAATGAGTTCCAGAAGCAGCGCTCGCTCAGGTGTGCTTCGTCTGCTGAGGAAATCAGGAGGAGTCAAGAGGAAGTCAGGAGCCTGCGCTGCCAGCTGGTGAAGGCAGAAAAGCTGGACCCA GCTCGTCAAGACATCCTGGCCCAGGATCTGGCTGAGGCCATAGACAGCCAGGTGGAGCTTGCAGAGCAGCTCAGGGGTTACAGAGAGGAGAATGAAAAGCTGCTCACGGAGAAacaaggg CTTTTGGATCAGAATCAGGGCCTGAGCCTCCAGGTGCAAAAGCTCACCCTGGACTGTAACATGCACCAGCAGAAGAACGCTGTGATCCAGGACCAGATGAGAgagctgcaggcagagagagaccaA gagagggagacggaCTGGGAGAGCCCCGGATCCAGCTTTGAAGAAATCCCGACTAGACGTAGACTTCGCCGCATGGATGCAGTCAATCCCATGTCAATGAGTTCCTGCAattcagag tatgaagATGCTGTGGCAAGTAGCGTCCGATCCCGGAACGCAGAGCCCCCCAGTCCAGAGTCTCTCCGCAGAAGGATGGAAGCTCAATGTGAAgacaccag CCTGGACACAGCGGACTCTGATTATCTATTGGACGACTTTGTGTTTCTCCCCTGTG TGGGGAGTGAAGACCAGCTGACACCCGGGCTTTCCTCTTCTGATGGCTCCAGCTCTGATGG CCTGTCAAGGACCTCAGCCCCTCCCTTCCTGATGCGTTCTCGTCCGAAAGCAATTCGCGTTAACGGCCGGGTTCTCAGCATCTCCCTCCAGGGGGAGGCGCTGCTCAGCCAGCTGGCAGTGGTAGGAGGCAATAAGACTGGAGTGTTTGTGCACCAGGTGACGGAAGGGAGCGCTGCCCATACTGTCGGCATCAGCCCTGGGGCACAGATAGTGGAG GTGAAGTACGAGCAGAACCAGAAGGCTCTGAGGATGGTGCTGGAGGATTCCACTTTAGAGGAAGCTATGTGGGCTCTTGGCCAGGTCACGGGCCTCTGTCATCTCTCCCTTCGGCCTAGGCAAGATG ACTATGAggcgctgctgcagcagctgcagagcagtgagacgTCATCTGGAGACTCCTTCTATGTACGTGTCAACATGTCCCTCCCTGCTGGCCCCAACGGAACCCTGGCCGTGTCCTGCAACGACATCCTTCATGTGACCAACACACGCCCCGCTGGCACTGACGACTCATGGCACGCCAGCCAAGTTCACCCCTGTCAGCTACTGGACCTCCAGAGCGGAACCCTACCCAACTATTACAG GGCACAGCGACTTCTGATTCGAGCAATTGAAGACCTGAGCTTTCAAACTAAGAAGTCGCAAAAG GCTTGGCGTGTGGTGACCCAGAATAAGGAGAAGGCAGTGAGGATTGTCAGCACAGGTCGCCAGGGCAGGAACCCACTGTGGGTCAGCGTGGAGGATGAAAAGAAGAGCACAGACTCAG GTGATACATCTGCAGCCAAAACTTGTGTATCCCTCATGCCTTACACCCTCGTCACCCCCCACTACCCACCAATCTGCAGgcctgtcctgctgctgcccaCCGTCCTGGGACGCATCCTGGACAAGAAGCTGGCAGGCTGGCAGGGCTTCCAGCTCTGTGAGCCTG AGGTGCTGAGCTCCAGCGAGCACGCAGCCCAGCTGCAGAGGTCCGAGATCTTGGAGGATTGTGAGCAGGGCAGAAACTGCTGCTACACCCTGCAGAGTGTCGAGAAAGTCATGAAGAAG GGGATCCACTGTGTGCTGCCGTTGGGGCTGGACTGTGTGCGACGGCTGCACCGGGCAGAGATCTTCCCtattatcatcttcatcagccAGTCTGCACGTAGTGCACGTAAAGTGAG GTCAAAGCTGCAGCGCCACGGCCAGTCGGAGGAGCGGCTGCTGGCGTGTTCGAGGCGCGAGGAGCCGCTGCTGGACAAGCTGCCGTGTCTGTATCACACCGTGGCTCCAGACtcctggtgtgaccaggcctcCCTGCTGACCAGCCTGCGCACCATCATCTGGGCGGAGCAGAAGAAGATCGTCTGGGTGGAGCCTGACCTGTGGTGA